A genomic region of Tsukamurella pulmonis contains the following coding sequences:
- a CDS encoding PaaX family transcriptional regulator C-terminal domain-containing protein encodes MLREDATIDGGELYAVAEALDMSDQQVRLAIKRLISEGRFTVTGRGRGAVLTATDATRAGIEPDRAHIRLAYAQDRGDAPWDGVWHLAGFAVPESEREARTVLRDAILALGGAPVQGGLYACAHAWEKRLRVAAGTAGADTYLTTLTSTDLTVGGDRGAAAARRLWPLDRLADGHRRLADRASRTLTRTPAAPHAERLALSIGLVAEFTRAHEPDPLLPPELLPEDWIGARARALAEQAWTALAAAEPESPVRLLRWFDAPLQPH; translated from the coding sequence ATGCTGCGCGAGGACGCCACGATCGACGGCGGGGAACTGTACGCGGTCGCCGAGGCGCTCGACATGAGTGATCAGCAGGTGCGCCTGGCGATCAAACGACTGATCTCCGAGGGCCGGTTCACGGTCACCGGGCGGGGCCGGGGCGCGGTACTCACCGCGACGGACGCGACCCGCGCGGGCATCGAACCCGATCGCGCACACATCCGGCTGGCCTACGCGCAGGACCGCGGCGACGCACCGTGGGACGGCGTCTGGCACCTCGCTGGCTTCGCGGTGCCGGAGTCCGAACGCGAGGCGCGCACGGTGCTGCGCGACGCGATCCTCGCGCTGGGCGGCGCGCCGGTGCAGGGCGGCCTGTACGCCTGCGCCCATGCCTGGGAGAAGCGGTTGCGCGTCGCCGCCGGGACGGCCGGCGCGGACACCTACCTCACCACGCTGACCAGCACCGACCTCACCGTCGGCGGCGACCGCGGCGCGGCGGCCGCGCGCCGCCTGTGGCCACTGGACCGGCTCGCCGACGGGCACCGCCGGCTGGCGGACCGCGCGAGCCGGACGCTCACCCGCACACCCGCCGCGCCGCACGCCGAACGGCTGGCCCTGTCCATCGGGCTCGTCGCGGAGTTCACCCGCGCGCACGAGCCCGACCCGCTTCTGCCTCCGGAACTGTTGCCGGAGGACTGGATCGGAGCTCGCGCCCGCGCGCTGGCCGAGCAGGCGTGGACGGCACTGGCTGCGGCCGAGCCGGAATCGCCGGTGCGGCTGCTGCGCTGGTTCGACGCGCCCTTGCAACCCCACTAA
- a CDS encoding saccharopine dehydrogenase NADP-binding domain-containing protein, translating into MRFAVLGAGAMGSRAAQTLAALPGVDDLVVADLDRARAESVAAALPAATARRVDVADGVALRGFLADVDVVLSTVGPYYRFGADVLRAAVDTGTDYMDICDDWEPTAEFLELDGAARAAGICAVIGAGASPGLSTLLAAAAAARLDRVRDLYTAWPVDAAGAAGTGGGTMPGAAGVHWMHQCSGTVVELAAGAPVRRAPLRAVRLTLPGGRRGTAYTVGHPEPITLRRTVAPSGESACLMLLRPGTAAYLDVLRREIDGGRLTPDGAAELLEPPSWSRVLRSLPGAWTRRGAGTLPPFFAAADGTVGGRDLRVCARLETDGALLQDMAAVTGVPAALAAAQLPAVRRPGVHPPDALLDGPRLFADLAVAFPGTRMIVDEEAGWLRE; encoded by the coding sequence GCGCCGCGCAGACCCTCGCCGCGCTTCCCGGTGTCGACGACCTCGTGGTCGCGGACCTCGACCGGGCCCGCGCCGAGAGCGTCGCGGCGGCGCTGCCCGCGGCCACGGCCCGCCGTGTCGACGTCGCCGACGGTGTCGCGCTCCGCGGGTTCCTGGCGGACGTCGACGTGGTGCTGAGCACTGTCGGGCCGTACTACCGCTTCGGCGCCGACGTGCTGCGCGCGGCCGTCGACACCGGAACCGACTACATGGACATCTGCGACGACTGGGAACCCACCGCAGAGTTCCTCGAGCTCGACGGTGCCGCGCGTGCGGCCGGGATCTGCGCCGTCATCGGCGCGGGCGCCAGCCCCGGCCTCAGTACGCTCCTCGCCGCGGCGGCCGCCGCGCGGCTGGACCGGGTGCGCGACCTCTACACCGCGTGGCCGGTCGATGCCGCGGGCGCCGCCGGCACAGGCGGAGGCACGATGCCGGGTGCGGCGGGCGTCCACTGGATGCACCAGTGCAGCGGCACCGTCGTCGAGCTCGCGGCCGGCGCCCCGGTCCGCCGAGCACCACTGCGCGCCGTCCGGCTGACCCTGCCGGGCGGCCGGCGCGGCACCGCGTACACCGTCGGCCATCCGGAACCGATCACCCTGCGCCGCACCGTCGCACCGTCGGGCGAATCGGCCTGTCTCATGCTGCTGCGACCGGGCACCGCCGCCTACCTCGACGTGCTCCGGCGCGAGATCGACGGCGGGCGACTCACACCCGACGGGGCCGCGGAGCTCCTGGAACCGCCCTCGTGGTCGAGGGTCCTGCGCTCGCTACCGGGAGCGTGGACGCGACGCGGAGCCGGCACCCTGCCGCCCTTCTTCGCGGCGGCCGACGGGACCGTCGGCGGGCGGGACCTCCGGGTCTGCGCCCGTCTGGAGACCGACGGTGCGCTGCTGCAGGACATGGCGGCCGTCACCGGTGTCCCCGCGGCACTCGCTGCGGCGCAGCTGCCGGCGGTGCGCCGCCCCGGCGTCCACCCGCCGGACGCCCTGCTCGACGGTCCGCGCCTGTTCGCGGACCTGGCGGTAGCGTTCCCCGGAACACGGATGATCGTCGACGAGGAGGCCGGGTGGCTGAGGGAGTGA